Proteins from a genomic interval of Cupriavidus sp. WKF15:
- the flhD gene encoding flagellar transcriptional regulator FlhD yields the protein MESSEVLQEIREVNLAYLLLAQRLVRENQVEAMFRLGVSKEIADILAKLTSAQLVKLAASNMVLCRFRFDDHALLSTLTHTAKSHDMQQMHAAILLARQPVESLN from the coding sequence TTGGAAAGCAGTGAAGTTCTCCAGGAGATCAGGGAGGTCAACCTCGCCTATCTGCTGCTCGCGCAACGCCTGGTGCGGGAAAACCAGGTCGAAGCCATGTTCAGGCTTGGTGTCAGCAAGGAAATCGCGGACATTCTCGCCAAGCTGACGTCGGCGCAACTTGTGAAGCTCGCGGCATCGAACATGGTGCTGTGCAGGTTCCGCTTTGACGACCATGCGCTCCTGTCCACACTCACCCACACGGCCAAGAGCCACGATATGCAGCAGATGCACGCTGCGATCCTGCTTGCCCGTCAGCCTGTGGAGTCGCTCAATTGA
- a CDS encoding methyl-accepting chemotaxis protein: MHWFNQLRVTTRLVGGFLAVSVIGAVMGLLGVINMGRMAEWTDKIYNNDLQALKAVQDANINLVYASRAQIALLSASTMGERSMEKEQIVKSLGLMDERIKQVASSVTLSKGKALLQQYEALSPAFHQRMSKYVELVSKQPLDTSQFESTVFSESAELLKDSRALEDIMAQMVKRRDERARGNMEEAHSVYASTRLWMLALVLGGLAVSVVFGLFLARALSRQLGGEPGYAVDIAKRIADGDFSAEVKTRAGDRDSLVHAMKQMQQQLSGMVRDFKESAESIATASREIAAGNNDLSQRTEQQAASLEETASSMEELTSTVRQNADNARQASGLAANASETAVRGGEVVGRVVHTMEEINEASRKIVDIIGVIEGIAFQTNILALNAAVEAARAGEQGRGFAVVAGEVRSLAQRSANAAKEIKGLIGDTVARVDNGTALVGQAGTTMDEIVQAVKRVTDIMGEISAASAEQSSGIEQVNQAVAQMDEVTQQNAALVEQAAAAAGSLQDQAGRLQTVVATFRLAADGTPAAARLEQASAVRTAVRPSGKARPQPARKIASGKEGAAAAATAHDAASEPMTQPAAAVHAAPRPAVLAAADNGDWSAF; this comes from the coding sequence ATGCATTGGTTCAATCAGCTACGGGTGACGACCAGGTTGGTAGGGGGATTCTTGGCGGTTTCCGTGATCGGTGCCGTCATGGGCCTGCTTGGTGTTATCAATATGGGCCGCATGGCCGAGTGGACCGACAAGATCTACAACAACGACCTCCAGGCGTTGAAGGCGGTGCAGGATGCCAATATCAACCTGGTCTACGCCAGCCGTGCGCAGATCGCGCTGCTGTCGGCCTCTACCATGGGCGAGCGCTCTATGGAGAAGGAGCAGATCGTCAAGTCGCTTGGTCTGATGGACGAGCGAATCAAGCAAGTGGCCAGTAGTGTCACGCTGTCCAAAGGCAAGGCACTGCTCCAACAGTACGAAGCGCTGTCGCCCGCTTTCCACCAACGCATGAGCAAGTACGTGGAACTGGTCAGCAAGCAGCCGCTCGATACCTCGCAGTTCGAAAGCACCGTGTTCTCCGAAAGCGCCGAACTGCTCAAGGACAGCCGCGCGCTGGAAGACATCATGGCGCAGATGGTCAAGCGTCGGGATGAGCGCGCTCGCGGCAATATGGAGGAAGCGCACAGCGTCTACGCGAGCACTCGCCTCTGGATGCTGGCCCTGGTGCTGGGCGGGCTGGCCGTGTCGGTGGTATTCGGGCTGTTTCTTGCGCGCGCGCTGTCGCGCCAGCTTGGCGGCGAACCGGGCTATGCCGTGGATATTGCCAAGCGCATTGCCGACGGCGACTTCTCGGCCGAGGTGAAGACGCGTGCCGGTGACCGCGACAGCCTGGTCCATGCGATGAAGCAGATGCAGCAGCAGCTCTCGGGCATGGTGCGGGACTTCAAGGAGTCGGCCGAATCCATCGCAACGGCCTCGCGCGAGATCGCCGCGGGCAACAACGACCTGTCGCAGCGCACGGAGCAGCAGGCGGCATCGCTGGAAGAAACGGCGTCGAGCATGGAGGAGCTGACCAGCACCGTGCGCCAGAACGCGGACAACGCGCGGCAGGCGAGCGGCCTGGCGGCGAACGCATCGGAGACGGCGGTGCGCGGCGGCGAGGTGGTCGGGCGCGTGGTGCACACGATGGAAGAGATCAACGAAGCGTCGCGCAAGATCGTCGACATCATCGGCGTGATCGAAGGCATTGCGTTCCAGACCAACATCCTGGCGCTGAACGCGGCGGTGGAAGCCGCGCGGGCAGGCGAGCAGGGCCGCGGCTTTGCGGTGGTGGCGGGCGAGGTGCGCAGCCTGGCGCAGCGCAGCGCGAACGCGGCCAAGGAGATCAAGGGCCTGATCGGCGACACGGTGGCGCGCGTGGACAACGGCACGGCGCTGGTGGGCCAGGCCGGGACGACGATGGACGAGATCGTGCAGGCAGTGAAGCGCGTGACGGACATCATGGGCGAGATCAGCGCGGCGTCGGCGGAGCAGAGCTCGGGCATCGAGCAGGTGAACCAGGCGGTAGCGCAGATGGATGAGGTGACGCAGCAGAACGCGGCACTGGTGGAGCAGGCCGCGGCAGCCGCGGGCTCGCTCCAGGACCAGGCCGGCCGCTTGCAGACGGTGGTTGCCACATTCCGCCTGGCGGCGGACGGTACGCCCGCTGCGGCCCGCCTGGAGCAGGCGTCTGCGGTCCGGACGGCAGTCCGGCCGTCCGGCAAGGCCCGGCCGCAACCAGCGCGCAAGATTGCCTCTGGCAAGGAGGGCGCGGCAGCCGCTGCGACGGCACACGATGCCGCCAGTGAGCCGATGACCCAGCCGGCCGCAGCTGTCCACGCGGCACCGCGCCCGGCCGTGCTTGCCGCCGCGGATAACGGAGACTGGAGCGCATTCTGA
- a CDS encoding response regulator, translated as MPPRSVPSILVVDDSPSLRRMIAACLRAGGYEVTEAADGDQAQALAMEASFDMLLTDQIMPGMDGLTLIRNLRATERYAGIPILMLTTEADERIRVQARDAGASGFLPKPFDPEQLMAAVAALGS; from the coding sequence ATGCCTCCCAGGTCAGTCCCCAGCATCCTCGTCGTCGACGATTCGCCGTCCCTGCGCCGCATGATTGCTGCATGCCTGCGCGCCGGCGGCTATGAGGTGACCGAGGCTGCCGATGGCGACCAGGCGCAGGCGCTGGCCATGGAGGCCAGCTTCGACATGCTGCTGACCGACCAGATCATGCCGGGCATGGACGGATTAACGCTGATCCGCAACCTGCGCGCCACCGAGCGCTATGCGGGTATTCCCATCCTGATGCTGACTACCGAAGCCGACGAGCGCATCCGCGTGCAGGCACGCGACGCCGGGGCTTCCGGCTTCCTGCCCAAGCCGTTCGATCCCGAGCAGCTGATGGCCGCGGTGGCTGCGCTGGGCAGCTGA
- the motA gene encoding flagellar motor stator protein MotA, with product MLVVLGYIVVVAAVLGGYAMTGGHMGALYQPAELLIIGGAAIGAFIATNTTKALKATLKALPGLFKSSKYKKELYLDVMSLLYVLLSKARREGILFLEKEIADPAASSVFSQYPRILSDPVVMEFLTDYLRMMVNGNMNAFEIEALMDHEIETFRHEAEIPAHALSRVGDALPAFGIVAAVMGVVHALASADLPPAELGALIAHAMVGTFLGILLAYGFVSPLASRIELQVSENVKVYECIKVVLLASLNGYAPLVAVEFGRKVLYSTVRPSFLELDDHVREVKSLS from the coding sequence GTGCTAGTAGTTCTTGGCTATATCGTCGTGGTTGCGGCGGTGCTTGGCGGTTATGCCATGACCGGCGGCCACATGGGCGCGCTGTATCAACCGGCGGAGCTTCTGATCATCGGTGGCGCGGCCATCGGTGCATTCATCGCCACCAACACCACCAAGGCCCTCAAGGCAACGCTCAAGGCGCTGCCTGGCCTGTTCAAGAGTTCCAAGTACAAGAAGGAACTGTACCTGGACGTCATGTCGCTGCTGTACGTGCTGCTGTCCAAGGCGCGTCGCGAAGGCATCCTGTTCCTCGAGAAGGAAATCGCCGACCCGGCTGCGAGCAGCGTGTTCAGCCAGTACCCGCGCATCCTGTCCGATCCCGTCGTGATGGAGTTCCTGACGGATTACCTGCGCATGATGGTCAACGGCAACATGAATGCGTTCGAGATCGAGGCCCTGATGGACCACGAGATCGAAACCTTCCGCCACGAGGCCGAGATTCCCGCTCATGCGCTGTCGCGCGTCGGCGACGCGCTGCCGGCCTTCGGCATCGTGGCGGCGGTGATGGGCGTGGTGCACGCGCTGGCTTCGGCGGATCTGCCGCCGGCCGAACTCGGCGCGCTGATCGCCCACGCCATGGTCGGTACGTTCCTGGGTATCTTGCTGGCCTACGGCTTCGTTTCGCCGCTGGCATCGCGCATCGAACTGCAGGTGTCGGAGAACGTCAAGGTCTACGAGTGCATCAAGGTCGTCCTGCTGGCTTCGCTCAATGGCTACGCGCCGCTGGTTGCCGTTGAGTTCGGCCGCAAGGTGCTGTACTCCACGGTGCGGCCGTCGTTCCTGGAGCTGGACGACCACGTCCGCGAAGTCAAGAGCCTGAGCTGA
- a CDS encoding chemotaxis protein CheW, giving the protein MKHIDKVEGAGEEFLTFTLGREEYGVDILKVQEIRGYESVTQIANAPDYIKGVINLRGKIVPIIDLRIKFRQDKVSYDQYTVVIIVDLSDRTTGIVVDGVSDVLTLSPDQIRPTPHFTSELATDYIRGLGSVDQRMLILVNIEKLLNTEELAALETLS; this is encoded by the coding sequence ATGAAGCATATCGACAAGGTGGAAGGCGCCGGCGAAGAATTCCTGACATTCACGCTCGGCCGCGAGGAATACGGCGTAGACATCCTGAAGGTCCAGGAGATCCGTGGCTACGAGTCCGTCACGCAGATTGCCAATGCGCCCGACTACATCAAGGGCGTGATCAACCTGCGCGGCAAGATCGTGCCGATCATCGACCTGCGCATCAAGTTCCGCCAGGACAAGGTCAGCTACGACCAGTACACCGTCGTGATCATCGTCGACCTCAGCGATCGCACGACCGGCATCGTAGTCGACGGCGTGTCCGACGTGCTGACGCTCTCCCCCGACCAGATCAGGCCCACGCCGCATTTCACGAGCGAGCTTGCGACCGACTATATCCGCGGGCTGGGCTCGGTCGACCAGCGCATGCTGATCCTGGTGAACATCGAGAAGCTCCTCAACACGGAAGAGCTCGCCGCGCTCGAAACGCTGTCCTGA
- a CDS encoding PAS domain-containing methyl-accepting chemotaxis protein — protein sequence MRNNQPVTQNEYKLSPDDYLISRTDLKGRITFANRTFVEASGFSAQELMGAPHNLVRHPDMPPEAFADLWQNIQAGRSWVGVVKNRRKNGDYYWVSATVTPTHVDGRLMGYTSVRSMATPEQIKAASAAYASFREGRAHGLAIREGAVVRTGLAGLFGRLTRLNLRRRILWSQAGGLVWFLAALLAAEAFGGAAVASVRPWLWGGFALAVATAFVTGTMLLSRVHRPVSEMLDFALRMGAGDLTTSFEHRAGDEVGALAQAMQTMQRSLLSVVHEIQEGMASISTATRQVAAGNNDLSQRTEQQAASLEETASSMEELTSTVRQNADNARQASGLAANASETAVRGGEVVGRVVHTMEEINEASRKIVDIIGVIEGIAFQTNILALNAAVEAARAGEQGRGFAVVAGEVRSLAQRSANAAKEIKGLIGDTVARVDNGTALVGQAGTTMDEIVQAVKRVTDIMGEISAASAEQSSGIEQVNQAVAQMDEVTQQNAALVEQAAAAAGALEEQAGRLRDAVATFRVSMQAEVRPQRPRRTDKAQAPNLAQA from the coding sequence ATGCGAAACAACCAACCCGTCACGCAAAACGAATACAAGCTTTCTCCCGACGATTACCTGATTTCGCGTACCGACCTGAAGGGCCGTATCACCTTTGCCAACCGCACGTTCGTCGAGGCGAGCGGCTTCAGCGCGCAGGAACTGATGGGCGCGCCGCACAACCTGGTACGACATCCCGACATGCCGCCGGAGGCGTTTGCCGACCTCTGGCAGAACATCCAGGCCGGCCGCTCGTGGGTGGGCGTGGTCAAGAACCGGCGCAAGAATGGCGATTACTACTGGGTCAGTGCGACGGTAACGCCAACCCATGTCGATGGCCGGCTGATGGGCTACACCTCGGTGCGCTCGATGGCGACGCCCGAGCAGATCAAGGCCGCGAGCGCCGCCTATGCAAGCTTTCGCGAAGGGCGCGCGCACGGCCTGGCCATTCGCGAGGGCGCCGTGGTGCGCACCGGCCTGGCCGGCCTTTTCGGCCGCCTCACGCGCCTGAACCTGCGCCGGCGCATCCTGTGGTCGCAGGCCGGCGGCCTGGTCTGGTTCCTGGCCGCGCTGCTGGCTGCCGAGGCTTTTGGCGGCGCCGCCGTCGCATCCGTGCGCCCATGGCTGTGGGGCGGCTTCGCACTGGCCGTGGCCACTGCCTTTGTCACCGGCACGATGCTGCTGTCGCGCGTGCATCGTCCTGTGAGCGAGATGCTCGATTTTGCGCTGCGCATGGGCGCGGGCGACCTCACGACCAGTTTCGAACACCGCGCGGGCGACGAGGTCGGCGCGCTCGCGCAGGCCATGCAGACCATGCAGCGCAGCCTGCTGTCGGTCGTGCACGAGATCCAGGAAGGCATGGCCAGTATTTCGACAGCGACCCGTCAGGTGGCCGCGGGCAACAACGACCTGTCGCAGCGCACGGAGCAGCAGGCGGCATCGCTGGAAGAAACGGCGTCGAGCATGGAAGAGCTGACCAGCACCGTGCGCCAGAACGCGGACAACGCGCGGCAGGCGAGCGGCCTGGCGGCGAACGCATCGGAGACGGCGGTGCGCGGCGGCGAGGTGGTCGGGCGCGTGGTGCACACGATGGAAGAGATCAACGAAGCGTCGCGCAAGATCGTCGACATCATCGGCGTGATCGAAGGCATTGCGTTCCAGACCAACATCCTGGCGCTGAACGCGGCGGTGGAAGCCGCGCGGGCAGGCGAGCAGGGCCGCGGCTTTGCGGTGGTGGCGGGCGAGGTGCGCAGCCTGGCGCAGCGCAGCGCGAACGCGGCCAAGGAGATCAAGGGCCTGATCGGCGACACGGTGGCGCGCGTGGACAACGGCACGGCGCTGGTGGGCCAGGCCGGGACGACGATGGACGAGATCGTGCAGGCAGTGAAGCGCGTGACGGACATCATGGGCGAGATCAGCGCGGCGTCGGCGGAGCAGAGCTCGGGCATCGAGCAGGTGAACCAGGCGGTAGCGCAGATGGACGAGGTGACGCAGCAGAACGCGGCACTGGTGGAACAGGCCGCGGCCGCGGCCGGCGCGCTCGAAGAGCAGGCCGGGCGCCTGCGCGACGCTGTGGCTACGTTCCGCGTCAGCATGCAGGCAGAGGTGCGTCCGCAACGGCCGCGGCGCACCGACAAAGCGCAGGCGCCCAACCTGGCGCAGGCGTGA
- a CDS encoding DUF4088 family protein, with protein sequence MKTNITLALSPDDMARLRRDYDDFVSLSTGFDKDFLPPEFNDFLRARLIQHDGPLTERAVMRLLASGEYGWARKVFDKQLPNALSSLMRDARRFGFGLAVQSDWTPQQRYEHAREWAAQVLAECGADAAFTDALASQVAASAEDVKVLEERMRTPAWVLAESLRQRAYDLMYALQTEENETLGRSRVGELRATLTLALQYGSIQLDEANRVLEQAARARPHLFQETPDDVFARLAAWLRRLFSSPHSSSSIVESR encoded by the coding sequence ATGAAAACCAATATCACCCTGGCCTTGTCGCCAGACGACATGGCCAGGCTGCGCAGGGATTACGACGACTTTGTCAGCCTGTCGACCGGTTTTGACAAAGACTTCCTGCCGCCTGAGTTCAATGACTTCCTGCGGGCGCGGCTGATCCAGCACGATGGTCCGTTGACCGAGCGTGCGGTCATGCGCTTGCTGGCCAGCGGCGAGTATGGCTGGGCGCGCAAGGTGTTCGACAAGCAGCTGCCCAATGCCCTCTCGTCGCTGATGCGTGATGCGCGGCGTTTTGGCTTTGGCCTGGCCGTCCAGTCGGACTGGACACCGCAACAGCGGTACGAACATGCGCGGGAATGGGCCGCGCAGGTGCTGGCCGAATGCGGTGCCGATGCAGCATTTACCGATGCGCTTGCTTCCCAGGTTGCCGCTTCGGCAGAAGACGTCAAAGTGCTGGAGGAGCGCATGCGCACGCCGGCATGGGTGCTGGCGGAAAGCCTGAGGCAGCGCGCCTATGACCTGATGTACGCGTTGCAGACTGAGGAAAACGAGACACTGGGGCGTTCGCGCGTCGGAGAGTTGCGGGCCACGCTGACGCTGGCCCTGCAGTATGGGTCGATCCAGCTCGATGAAGCCAACCGCGTACTCGAACAGGCTGCGCGCGCGCGACCTCATCTGTTCCAGGAGACGCCCGACGATGTCTTTGCGCGGCTTGCCGCGTGGCTGCGGAGATTATTCAGTTCGCCGCATTCCAGTTCGTCAATAGTGGAATCCCGCTAG
- the flhC gene encoding flagellar transcriptional regulator FlhC, whose protein sequence is MTALLQAPAARSIACAPVPSRKSVLQDANQTQLAIELIGLGARLQVLEAETTLSRDRLIRLYKELRGVSPPKGMLPFSTDWFTTWLPNIHSSLFFSAYQFMVQEGETVGIRAVVAAYRLYLEHVSLLGGEIVLSFTRAWTLVRFFESNMLQLSSCTCCGGKFVTHAYEPHANFVCSLCRPPSRAGKVKKPSKNAAALQTEA, encoded by the coding sequence TTGACCGCGCTCCTGCAGGCCCCTGCGGCGCGCAGCATTGCCTGCGCGCCCGTCCCCAGCCGCAAGAGCGTACTTCAGGATGCCAACCAGACCCAGCTCGCCATCGAGCTGATCGGCCTGGGTGCGCGCCTGCAAGTGCTTGAGGCCGAGACCACGCTCTCGCGCGACCGGCTGATCCGCCTCTACAAGGAGCTGCGCGGCGTTTCACCGCCCAAGGGCATGCTCCCGTTCTCGACAGACTGGTTCACGACCTGGCTGCCGAATATCCACTCGTCGTTGTTCTTCTCGGCGTACCAGTTCATGGTGCAGGAAGGCGAGACCGTGGGTATTCGCGCCGTGGTGGCCGCGTACCGGCTGTATCTCGAGCATGTTTCGCTGCTCGGCGGCGAAATAGTCTTAAGTTTCACCCGTGCCTGGACGTTAGTACGGTTTTTCGAGAGCAATATGCTGCAGCTTTCCAGTTGCACGTGTTGCGGCGGAAAGTTCGTCACGCACGCCTATGAGCCGCACGCGAACTTCGTGTGCAGCCTGTGCCGTCCGCCATCGCGTGCCGGGAAGGTGAAGAAGCCCTCGAAGAACGCCGCCGCCTTGCAGACCGAAGCCTGA
- the motB gene encoding flagellar motor protein MotB produces the protein MSSANDMRPIIVRRAKSHARPHGNHSWKIAYADFMTAMMALFLVLWLLSSANKKTLEGIAEYFRMPLKVAVVGGEKSSQSPSVIPGGGLDVMRKDGEVARAHDNDPSAEQRRNEFQEAQRLRALKHRLEEIIENNPMLKQFRPQLLLDITSEGLRIQILDTQNRPMFRTGRAEVEPYMRAILREIGPVLNELPNKVSLSGHTDAANYSNGERTYSNWELSSDRANASRRELVAGGMQEGKVLRVLGLAATMPLDKSDLLAPVNRRISIVVLNQKAQARFEAENASAAEVTVQAQAGKAASAMQEGLAASAPAAPKAKME, from the coding sequence ATGAGCAGCGCAAACGATATGCGTCCTATCATCGTCCGCAGGGCGAAGTCGCACGCCAGGCCACATGGCAACCACAGCTGGAAGATTGCCTACGCCGACTTCATGACGGCGATGATGGCGCTCTTCCTTGTGCTGTGGCTGCTGTCCAGTGCCAACAAGAAGACCCTCGAAGGGATTGCCGAATACTTCCGCATGCCGTTGAAGGTGGCGGTTGTCGGCGGTGAGAAAAGCAGCCAGTCGCCCAGCGTGATTCCGGGCGGCGGCCTGGACGTGATGCGCAAGGACGGCGAAGTCGCGCGTGCGCACGACAACGACCCGTCCGCCGAGCAGCGCCGCAACGAGTTCCAGGAGGCGCAGCGCCTGCGCGCGTTGAAGCACCGGCTCGAGGAGATCATCGAGAACAACCCGATGCTCAAGCAGTTCCGCCCGCAACTGCTGCTCGACATCACCAGCGAAGGGCTGCGCATCCAGATCCTCGATACGCAGAACCGCCCGATGTTCCGTACCGGCCGCGCAGAGGTGGAGCCGTATATGCGCGCCATCCTGCGCGAGATCGGTCCTGTGCTCAACGAACTGCCCAACAAGGTCAGCCTTTCCGGCCATACGGATGCCGCCAACTATTCCAACGGCGAGCGCACCTACAGCAACTGGGAACTGTCCAGCGATCGTGCCAACGCCTCGCGCCGCGAGCTGGTTGCCGGTGGCATGCAGGAAGGCAAGGTGCTGCGCGTGCTGGGGCTGGCGGCCACCATGCCGCTGGACAAGAGCGACCTGCTGGCACCGGTGAACCGGCGAATCAGCATCGTGGTGCTGAACCAGAAGGCGCAGGCCAGGTTCGAGGCGGAGAACGCCAGCGCAGCGGAGGTCACGGTGCAGGCCCAGGCCGGCAAGGCCGCCAGCGCGATGCAGGAAGGGTTGGCCGCGTCCGCACCGGCGGCGCCGAAGGCAAAGATGGAATGA